Proteins found in one Legionella pneumophila subsp. pascullei genomic segment:
- a CDS encoding cryptochrome/photolyase family protein has translation MTTLCFILGDQLNETIASLVAINKKEDIVFLCEVAEETGYVPHHPKKIAFLFSAMRHFAQQLKNKGYRVRYTTFDDPHNQGSFAKELLRAIEEEQASAICLIEPGEWRVLKMFHDLKSQLAIPLTIYEDNRFLCKMNEFRNWAKGKKQLRMEFFYRMMRQKYRLLVDSNGKPIGGSWNYDMQNRKNANHISSFPKRLEHATDGITDEVLGLVSRHFAKHFGQCYPFNLAVTREQALGEANYFMEHCLYNFGEYQDAMLKNEISLYHSKLSFYLNAGLLLPLELCQMAEQAYHSKHIPLNSVEGFIRQILGWREYVRGIYWLYMPDYSEMNYFNAARPLPSFFWGKETGMFCIKEVVCHTSIEAYSHHIQRLMITGNFALLVGLDPKQVCEWYLAVYADAYEWVELPNTLGMALYADGGLMASKPYAASGKYIQRMSNFCQSCYYNPNDLLSEKACPFNALYWNFLHQNQEKLKDNPRLRYAYMNWQKMGFDKQKKIIHKAQRILADLDSANL, from the coding sequence ATGACTACACTTTGTTTTATATTAGGTGATCAACTCAATGAAACAATCGCCTCACTTGTGGCAATCAATAAAAAGGAGGACATTGTATTTTTATGTGAGGTGGCGGAAGAAACGGGTTATGTTCCGCATCATCCCAAAAAAATCGCTTTCTTATTTTCGGCAATGCGCCATTTCGCGCAACAATTGAAAAACAAAGGTTATCGAGTCCGCTATACAACATTCGATGATCCTCACAATCAAGGCAGTTTTGCCAAGGAGTTGCTTCGTGCCATTGAAGAAGAACAGGCATCAGCAATTTGTCTTATTGAACCTGGAGAGTGGCGTGTTCTGAAAATGTTCCATGACTTAAAAAGCCAATTGGCTATCCCTCTCACTATATATGAAGACAATCGGTTTTTATGCAAAATGAATGAATTCAGAAATTGGGCTAAGGGAAAAAAACAATTACGTATGGAATTTTTTTACCGGATGATGCGCCAAAAATATCGCCTTCTGGTTGATAGTAATGGGAAACCGATTGGTGGCTCATGGAATTATGATATGCAAAATCGCAAGAATGCCAATCACATCAGTTCATTCCCCAAGCGTTTAGAGCATGCAACGGATGGCATCACTGATGAGGTTTTGGGGTTGGTTTCAAGGCATTTTGCTAAGCATTTTGGTCAGTGCTATCCTTTTAATTTGGCGGTGACTCGTGAGCAAGCATTAGGTGAAGCCAATTATTTTATGGAGCATTGTCTTTATAATTTTGGTGAATATCAGGATGCCATGCTTAAAAATGAAATTAGCTTATACCATTCAAAACTGTCCTTTTATCTTAATGCCGGACTCTTACTACCCTTGGAATTGTGTCAAATGGCAGAGCAAGCCTATCACTCAAAGCACATCCCTCTTAATTCTGTAGAAGGATTCATACGCCAAATTTTAGGGTGGCGAGAATACGTAAGAGGTATCTATTGGCTTTATATGCCGGATTACAGCGAGATGAACTATTTCAATGCCGCCAGGCCTTTGCCTTCCTTTTTTTGGGGAAAAGAAACGGGAATGTTTTGTATCAAAGAAGTGGTATGCCATACCTCCATTGAAGCCTATTCTCACCATATTCAGCGATTAATGATAACAGGCAATTTTGCTTTGCTGGTAGGTTTGGATCCCAAACAAGTCTGTGAGTGGTATCTTGCTGTCTATGCGGATGCCTACGAATGGGTCGAATTGCCCAATACCTTGGGTATGGCTCTTTATGCAGATGGGGGACTGATGGCCAGCAAACCTTATGCTGCGAGTGGAAAATACATCCAGCGTATGAGTAATTTCTGCCAATCCTGCTATTATAATCCCAATGATCTTTTGAGTGAAAAAGCCTGTCCATTCAATGCGCTCTATTGGAATTTTCTTCACCAAAATCAAGAAAAATTAAAAGATAACCCTCGCCTTCGTTATGCCTATATGAATTGGCAAAAAATGGGTTTTGATAAACAAAAGAAGATTATCCATAAAGCACAGCGAATATTGGCAGACTTGGATTCTGCCAATCTCTGA
- a CDS encoding SDR family NAD(P)-dependent oxidoreductase encodes MARYLVVAASSAIGQSLTTLLKKQGDTVLTTARNNHKISPDFQLDATDFDAVLEVFLQAGSLDGVVNCAGSLFLKNAHSTSAGEFQAVINASLTTSFATIRAAGLTMKQGGSVVLISSAAALVGLANHEAIAAAKAGIIGLAQSAAATYAANNLRVNVVAPGMVESPLTSSLLNNQLVFNASKAMHALGRIGTPEDIAHAILFLLNPDNGWITGQVLAVDGGLSRIRPKMKM; translated from the coding sequence ATGGCTCGTTACTTGGTCGTTGCTGCAAGCAGTGCTATTGGACAATCCTTGACAACCCTACTTAAAAAGCAAGGTGACACCGTTCTTACCACAGCGCGAAACAATCATAAGATAAGCCCTGATTTTCAACTGGATGCTACTGATTTTGATGCTGTTTTAGAAGTTTTTCTCCAAGCGGGTTCTCTTGATGGCGTCGTGAATTGTGCGGGCTCACTATTTCTGAAAAATGCCCACAGTACCAGTGCGGGTGAATTTCAAGCCGTGATCAATGCGTCACTGACTACTTCTTTTGCTACCATCCGTGCCGCTGGTTTAACTATGAAGCAAGGAGGTTCTGTTGTATTGATATCATCGGCTGCAGCATTAGTGGGTCTTGCCAATCATGAAGCCATTGCGGCGGCCAAAGCCGGTATCATTGGTTTGGCTCAATCTGCCGCAGCCACTTATGCCGCAAATAATTTAAGAGTGAATGTCGTAGCACCTGGAATGGTCGAGAGTCCGCTTACCTCATCATTATTAAACAATCAGTTGGTTTTCAATGCATCAAAGGCGATGCATGCTTTAGGGCGCATTGGTACCCCAGAAGATATTGCCCACGCAATTTTGTTTTTACTTAATCCAGACAACGGCTGGATCACTGGGCAAGTGCTTGCTGTTGATGGAGGGTTGAGCCGAATTCGACCCAAGATGAAAATGTAA
- a CDS encoding cytochrome ubiquinol oxidase subunit I, with the protein MLVELLSRIQFGFSIGFHILFPTLNLGLAVFLVIMEAMWLKTKNPAYLEICKFWTKIFALTFGMGVVSGIVLAYQIGTNFGPFITQFGNVLGALFAYETLTAFFLEAGFLGVMLFGWKRVPPALHFIATLLVTIGTTISAFWIMSANSWMQAPSGYQFIDGKYVVDSWWAVVFNPTFIPRFTHMMLASYVTTCFVIMGVSGFYLLRKKAPAIAKKSLSFSLWASLILVPLQIGVGDVVGINVHHYQPLKTAAMEGIWQTQKGAPLLLFAIPSQDQQKNFYEIGIPKLASLINTHEWNGEMIGLSSVGNEEQPRMAPVFFSFRIMVGIGLIMLFTAIIGVFLRLKGTLFDSTWFHRWSIVMAPLGFIASIAGWLTAELGRQPWVVNGLLKTRDSVSSIGVEEVLISFILLIVAYGVVFGFYLYYLFKLISHGPGSLEEDEVEHHAFQYMTDFPKEEK; encoded by the coding sequence ATGCTTGTAGAGTTACTATCACGGATTCAATTTGGTTTTAGCATCGGCTTTCATATCTTATTTCCCACTTTAAATCTTGGACTGGCGGTTTTCCTTGTCATCATGGAAGCCATGTGGTTAAAAACAAAAAATCCCGCATATCTCGAAATATGCAAGTTTTGGACTAAGATTTTTGCTTTGACTTTTGGCATGGGGGTTGTCTCTGGCATTGTTTTGGCTTATCAAATTGGTACCAATTTTGGACCATTCATCACTCAGTTTGGAAACGTCCTGGGAGCCTTGTTTGCTTATGAGACCTTGACCGCTTTTTTCCTGGAAGCTGGTTTTTTAGGAGTAATGCTTTTTGGTTGGAAAAGAGTTCCCCCGGCACTTCATTTTATCGCAACCCTGTTGGTTACCATAGGAACAACCATATCCGCTTTTTGGATCATGTCAGCCAATTCATGGATGCAGGCTCCCAGTGGATATCAATTCATTGATGGGAAGTATGTTGTCGACAGCTGGTGGGCTGTTGTTTTTAATCCTACCTTCATTCCCAGATTTACTCACATGATGTTAGCTTCTTATGTAACCACCTGTTTTGTCATTATGGGGGTATCCGGATTTTATTTGTTACGGAAGAAAGCCCCTGCAATTGCTAAAAAAAGTCTATCTTTTAGTTTATGGGCCTCTTTGATTTTAGTGCCTTTGCAAATAGGAGTGGGTGATGTTGTAGGAATTAATGTGCATCATTACCAACCATTAAAAACAGCTGCTATGGAAGGCATATGGCAGACTCAAAAAGGGGCTCCACTTCTTTTATTCGCTATCCCATCGCAGGATCAACAAAAAAATTTCTATGAAATTGGCATACCAAAACTGGCAAGCTTGATCAATACGCATGAGTGGAATGGCGAAATGATAGGGTTAAGCAGCGTTGGAAATGAAGAGCAGCCTCGTATGGCGCCTGTATTTTTTTCTTTTCGCATTATGGTGGGTATAGGACTCATCATGTTATTTACCGCTATCATTGGCGTTTTCTTGCGTTTAAAAGGAACTCTTTTTGACAGTACCTGGTTTCATCGGTGGAGTATTGTCATGGCGCCACTCGGGTTTATTGCCAGTATCGCTGGATGGCTTACTGCCGAACTTGGGCGGCAACCATGGGTGGTTAATGGTCTTTTAAAGACAAGAGATTCTGTTTCCTCAATTGGAGTTGAAGAAGTTCTCATTTCTTTTATTTTGCTGATTGTGGCCTATGGTGTCGTTTTTGGTTTTTATCTTTATTATCTATTCAAACTAATATCCCATGGGCCTGGTTCACTGGAAGAAGACGAAGTCGAACATCATGCTTTCCAATACATGACCGACTTCCCCAAGGAGGAAAAATAA
- the katG gene encoding catalase/peroxidase HPI — translation MFKQTIPLFAAFALAISPSVFPNYAHAQEDKPKTNQYWWPKMLDLSPLRQPNATSNPMGEKFNYAEEFNSLDLNAVIEDLKKLMTTSQDWWPADYGNYGPLFIRMSWHAAGTYRIYDGRGGANGGFQRFAPQNSWPDNANLDKARRLLWPIKQKYGRKISWADLLVLAGNVAMESMGFKTIGFAGGREDAWEAININWGPEGKWLESNRQGKDGKLEKPLAATVMGLIYVNPEGPNGVPDPLAAAEKIRETFGRMAMNDEETVALIAGGHAFGKTHGAAPTKYLGPAPEAASIEQQGFGWKNSYGSGKGKDTITSGLEGAWTITPTQWSHNYLQNLFNFNWVKTKSPGGATQWVPENSNASSMVPDAFDPSKRHAPVMLTTDLALKFDPVYSKIAKRFLDNPKEFDEAFARAWFKLIHRDMGPRSRYLGSLVPKEIMIWQDPVPPVDYKLVDANDIANLKGKILNSGLSTPELVKTAWASASTFRSTDMRGGANGARIRLAPQKDWPANDPQELAKVLKTLESIQNNFNNAQADGKKISLADLIVLGGNAAIEQAAKQAGYDIIVPFTPGRTDATQAMTDVKSFEVLEPTADGFRNYFDKSNNMSPPEMLVEKASLLKLSVPEMTVLVGGMRVLNANTGQNQYGVFTDKPGTLNNDFFINLLNMSTEWRKSSETEGVYEGYDRKTGKLKWKATSVDLIFGANSELRAVAEAYATDDAKEKFIQDFVNAWVKVMTADRFDIKAAKTNINS, via the coding sequence ATGTTCAAACAAACAATACCTCTGTTTGCTGCATTCGCTCTGGCCATCTCGCCTTCTGTTTTTCCAAATTATGCCCATGCCCAGGAAGACAAGCCGAAAACCAATCAATATTGGTGGCCTAAAATGCTCGATCTTAGCCCACTTCGCCAACCCAATGCCACTTCGAATCCTATGGGCGAAAAATTCAACTATGCTGAAGAATTCAATAGCTTAGACTTGAATGCCGTGATAGAGGATCTCAAAAAATTAATGACTACCTCACAAGACTGGTGGCCTGCTGATTATGGTAACTATGGTCCATTATTCATACGCATGTCATGGCATGCGGCAGGAACTTACCGCATCTATGATGGCCGTGGTGGAGCAAATGGCGGCTTCCAGCGTTTCGCTCCGCAAAACAGCTGGCCTGACAATGCCAATCTGGACAAGGCCAGACGTTTACTGTGGCCAATCAAGCAGAAATATGGGCGCAAGATTTCTTGGGCTGATTTGTTGGTACTTGCTGGAAATGTTGCGATGGAATCTATGGGCTTCAAGACCATTGGATTTGCTGGAGGGCGTGAAGACGCATGGGAGGCCATCAATATCAATTGGGGTCCTGAAGGAAAATGGCTGGAAAGTAACCGCCAGGGTAAAGACGGTAAACTTGAAAAACCGCTTGCTGCGACCGTGATGGGCTTAATCTATGTGAATCCGGAAGGACCAAACGGCGTTCCAGATCCTCTTGCTGCGGCTGAAAAAATTCGAGAGACTTTTGGGCGTATGGCCATGAATGACGAAGAAACGGTTGCCCTAATTGCGGGCGGGCATGCATTCGGGAAAACACATGGAGCTGCACCCACCAAATATCTGGGGCCAGCACCAGAAGCGGCGAGCATAGAACAACAAGGCTTTGGTTGGAAAAACAGTTACGGCAGCGGCAAAGGGAAAGATACAATTACCAGTGGTTTAGAAGGTGCCTGGACCATAACCCCTACCCAATGGAGCCATAACTACTTGCAAAACCTGTTCAATTTCAATTGGGTTAAAACCAAAAGCCCGGGGGGAGCAACCCAGTGGGTACCTGAGAATTCGAATGCCTCATCAATGGTCCCCGACGCCTTTGACCCCAGTAAAAGGCATGCACCGGTCATGCTGACCACAGACCTGGCACTAAAATTTGATCCCGTTTACAGTAAAATTGCCAAGCGTTTTCTTGATAACCCTAAAGAGTTTGATGAAGCATTTGCTCGTGCCTGGTTTAAGCTGATTCACCGAGACATGGGGCCACGCTCGCGTTACCTTGGCTCTTTAGTGCCTAAAGAAATCATGATTTGGCAAGATCCTGTTCCGCCGGTCGACTACAAATTAGTTGATGCCAATGATATTGCTAATCTCAAGGGTAAAATCCTCAATTCGGGATTGTCCACACCCGAGCTGGTAAAAACTGCTTGGGCTTCCGCATCCACTTTTCGTAGTACTGACATGCGTGGCGGGGCAAATGGTGCGCGAATTCGCCTGGCTCCCCAGAAAGACTGGCCGGCTAATGATCCTCAGGAGTTAGCAAAAGTATTAAAAACATTGGAGAGCATTCAGAATAACTTCAATAATGCTCAAGCCGATGGGAAAAAAATATCTCTTGCGGATTTGATAGTTTTAGGTGGTAATGCCGCAATTGAACAAGCGGCCAAGCAAGCTGGCTACGACATCATTGTTCCTTTCACACCAGGACGCACGGATGCTACGCAAGCGATGACTGATGTGAAGTCTTTTGAGGTTCTTGAACCTACGGCAGACGGATTTAGAAATTATTTTGATAAAAGCAACAACATGTCACCACCAGAAATGTTGGTGGAAAAAGCCAGTCTGTTGAAATTAAGTGTCCCAGAAATGACGGTTTTAGTTGGTGGTATGCGTGTACTTAACGCGAACACCGGACAAAATCAATATGGTGTATTCACTGACAAACCTGGAACTTTAAATAATGACTTTTTTATCAATCTGCTAAACATGTCAACAGAATGGAGGAAATCAAGTGAGACAGAGGGGGTTTATGAAGGTTATGATCGCAAAACTGGAAAACTGAAATGGAAAGCGACTTCGGTTGATCTCATCTTCGGCGCAAATTCTGAGTTAAGAGCAGTCGCAGAAGCCTATGCCACCGATGATGCAAAAGAGAAATTTATACAAGATTTTGTTAATGCCTGGGTTAAGGTAATGACAGCCGATCGCTTCGACATCAAAGCGGCAAAAACCAACATTAACAGTTAA
- the cydB gene encoding cytochrome d ubiquinol oxidase subunit II translates to MLPFVFATLLGFIILMYVILDGFDLGIGILFPFTSNENERDKMMNSIAPVWDGNETWLVFGGAMLYGAFPQVYGLLLPILYMPIMLMLIALIFRGVSFEFRFKAKKSKTLWNWSFSISSVAATFFQGVILGAFVQGFSINESSMTINDPDWLTPFSLCTGIALICGYALLGATWMIIKSTGRLQRKMVHYARGLLVLVSFFLLFVSIWTPLHSEEVFHRWYSFPNVLLLSPLPLIALMAIYLVWQNLNSGSEYKPFIYSIVIFLCSYIGIAISVYPYLIPHQLTLWEAAAPDSTLVFILIGVAIMLPILLAYTLYAYHLFRGKSAENYH, encoded by the coding sequence ATGTTACCGTTTGTTTTCGCCACACTTCTTGGGTTTATCATTTTGATGTATGTCATTTTAGATGGTTTTGATTTAGGAATTGGCATTTTATTTCCTTTCACGTCAAATGAGAACGAACGCGATAAAATGATGAATTCTATTGCACCAGTTTGGGATGGCAATGAAACCTGGCTGGTTTTTGGAGGAGCCATGCTTTATGGTGCATTTCCGCAGGTTTACGGTTTACTTTTGCCCATCCTGTACATGCCCATCATGCTCATGCTGATTGCTTTGATATTTCGTGGCGTGAGTTTTGAGTTTCGCTTTAAGGCCAAAAAATCAAAAACCTTGTGGAATTGGTCATTTTCAATCAGCTCGGTTGCAGCCACTTTTTTTCAAGGGGTTATTCTTGGCGCTTTTGTGCAGGGGTTTTCTATTAATGAATCCTCTATGACCATCAATGATCCGGATTGGCTTACCCCCTTTAGCCTTTGCACTGGCATTGCTTTGATATGTGGTTATGCACTTTTGGGGGCTACCTGGATGATTATCAAAAGTACGGGAAGGCTTCAACGTAAAATGGTTCATTATGCCAGAGGATTGTTAGTATTGGTCAGCTTTTTCCTGCTTTTCGTTAGTATTTGGACGCCTTTGCATAGTGAGGAGGTTTTTCATCGTTGGTATAGTTTTCCAAATGTGCTACTACTGAGCCCCTTGCCCTTGATAGCCTTAATGGCTATTTACCTCGTATGGCAGAACTTAAATTCCGGAAGTGAATACAAACCGTTTATTTATAGTATCGTTATATTTTTATGCTCGTATATAGGAATTGCAATCAGTGTATACCCCTATTTGATTCCCCATCAATTGACTCTCTGGGAGGCGGCAGCACCTGATTCGACACTTGTTTTTATCTTGATAGGTGTGGCTATCATGCTGCCAATACTTCTTGCCTATACGCTTTACGCCTATCATCTTTTTCGGGGCAAATCAGCAGAAAACTATCACTAG
- a CDS encoding DUF2878 domain-containing protein, which translates to MNINFLSIIHFISYYLCWMCCIYFAAYGYPLLGLIITVLIMAAQIILQIINQLHWRDAFHYSIGLAILGAITDAIWLYSGMIYFKANFFGSYFPPLWMIALWLSFGFNLVLLYSSWLTHYFLWGLIMFPSIIFAYWLGVQFGAATLISSGMVFYLSLGLTWSLFLPLSLYLFNYTYRKGIR; encoded by the coding sequence ATGAACATTAACTTTTTGAGTATTATCCACTTTATCTCGTACTATTTATGCTGGATGTGTTGTATCTACTTTGCCGCTTATGGCTACCCTTTATTGGGATTAATCATTACTGTATTAATCATGGCAGCACAGATTATTTTGCAGATAATTAATCAACTACACTGGCGTGATGCATTCCATTATTCTATTGGATTGGCCATATTAGGTGCAATCACTGATGCCATCTGGCTTTATAGCGGTATGATCTATTTTAAAGCCAATTTTTTTGGCTCCTATTTTCCCCCGCTTTGGATGATCGCTCTGTGGCTAAGTTTTGGATTTAATCTTGTTCTTTTATACAGTTCCTGGTTAACTCACTACTTTCTTTGGGGGCTAATCATGTTTCCATCCATTATCTTTGCGTATTGGCTAGGAGTTCAATTTGGAGCAGCAACCCTTATCAGCAGTGGAATGGTATTTTACCTTTCTCTGGGGTTAACCTGGTCTCTATTCTTGCCGCTGAGTTTATATCTATTTAATTACACATACAGGAAAGGAATAAGATGA
- a CDS encoding YbjQ family protein: MTMMITTGNSFEGKVIKQYLGIVRGIVVRSPTISQGLMGGLKSIVGGKIGAYSQMCEHAREEAFQLMIEHAQALNANAIIAMRYDTGEIGQAGTEVLCYGTAVII; the protein is encoded by the coding sequence ATGACCATGATGATTACAACAGGAAACTCGTTTGAAGGGAAAGTGATTAAACAATATTTGGGTATAGTGCGAGGGATAGTGGTACGTTCCCCCACTATCAGCCAGGGGTTAATGGGAGGTTTGAAGTCGATTGTCGGTGGAAAAATTGGTGCTTACTCGCAAATGTGTGAACATGCCAGAGAAGAAGCATTTCAACTGATGATAGAACATGCTCAGGCGCTTAATGCCAATGCCATTATAGCCATGCGTTACGATACGGGTGAGATTGGGCAGGCTGGCACAGAGGTTTTATGTTATGGAACGGCAGTGATTATCTGA
- a CDS encoding DegV family protein, whose product MPLDKLTGVTFHAAIIAGCHKLIRYKQVLNEINVFPVADGDTGDNLSSTCMAIIEFSSAKIELRVTLESIADASIIGARGNSGIIFSQFFNLLSKYLPQKEELHFNDFAEIMVQIGKKIATVVTNPVPGTMITLIQKWASLCEINQSSSLLAQTMLELLPLLSREVEQTKQLLNILQKANVVDAGALGFYYFVEGFTQFLQQSHTTDTVHIDSPLSTTDHFPLSCATTEYRYCAEAVLKSLSIDKNKLLHFLKEQGDCASVTGNERITRFHVHTNNPREVFTGLYQHYTIQYPKVDDMLRQHELQFGKKYKIALVTDSSADLPQNFIDEYQIYQIPLNIHVDEHHLLDKYCFDANYFYKQLNSFKTHPKTSCLNPTLIEEKLAKIASQYENVLVLALSSQMSGIYDSFLTATKKYTNITVLDTKTNSGAHGLLLHYAGQLIASGNDLKTVINLLREAINNTYIFVMVNQFESMIRSGRVNKISGRIAQWVNIKPIVSIDAKGQGIIVDKCFSASRAYNKLISFLQQKRDESQLILEDYCIVHADEKNQALHLAEMTTQAFDKPPTYIESVSLAIGLHAGQGCIALAGRMSHSDEH is encoded by the coding sequence ATGCCTTTGGATAAGTTAACTGGCGTAACCTTTCATGCCGCAATAATAGCAGGCTGCCATAAGCTCATTCGCTATAAACAAGTACTCAACGAAATCAATGTTTTTCCAGTAGCTGATGGAGACACAGGGGATAATTTATCTTCCACATGCATGGCAATCATTGAGTTTTCCTCAGCAAAAATTGAATTAAGAGTCACTCTTGAATCAATTGCTGATGCAAGTATTATTGGTGCACGCGGAAACTCCGGAATTATTTTTTCTCAATTTTTTAACTTACTATCCAAATATTTACCACAAAAAGAAGAACTCCATTTTAATGACTTTGCAGAAATTATGGTTCAAATTGGTAAAAAAATTGCAACGGTCGTAACCAATCCAGTACCTGGCACCATGATAACCCTCATTCAAAAATGGGCCTCGCTTTGTGAGATAAACCAATCCAGCTCTCTGTTAGCTCAGACCATGTTGGAGTTACTGCCTTTACTCTCCCGTGAAGTGGAACAAACCAAACAATTGTTAAATATTTTGCAAAAAGCCAATGTTGTTGATGCTGGCGCATTAGGATTTTATTATTTCGTTGAAGGATTTACTCAATTTTTGCAGCAATCACATACCACAGATACAGTGCATATCGACTCGCCTTTATCAACCACAGACCACTTTCCTCTGTCATGTGCCACAACAGAATATCGCTACTGCGCTGAAGCGGTTCTCAAATCTCTATCAATTGATAAAAATAAATTATTACATTTTTTAAAAGAACAAGGAGATTGTGCCTCTGTTACAGGTAATGAGCGCATCACCAGATTTCATGTTCATACCAATAATCCTCGTGAAGTCTTCACGGGTTTATATCAGCATTACACCATTCAATATCCTAAAGTAGATGACATGCTAAGACAGCACGAACTACAGTTTGGGAAAAAATATAAGATAGCATTGGTCACTGATTCAAGTGCCGATTTACCCCAGAATTTCATTGATGAGTATCAAATTTATCAAATTCCTTTAAATATTCATGTTGATGAACATCATTTACTGGATAAATATTGTTTTGATGCTAATTATTTTTACAAGCAACTCAACTCGTTCAAAACTCATCCGAAAACCTCCTGTTTGAACCCAACTCTTATAGAGGAAAAACTGGCAAAAATTGCATCACAATATGAGAATGTCCTTGTATTAGCTCTATCCAGTCAAATGAGTGGTATTTATGATTCATTCCTTACTGCAACAAAAAAATATACGAATATCACCGTATTGGATACCAAAACCAATTCTGGGGCACATGGATTACTATTGCATTATGCAGGGCAGCTAATCGCTTCAGGGAATGACCTGAAAACCGTTATCAACTTGCTTAGAGAAGCAATAAATAACACCTATATTTTTGTCATGGTCAATCAATTTGAATCGATGATTCGTTCTGGTCGAGTGAACAAAATCTCTGGGCGCATTGCCCAGTGGGTCAATATAAAACCTATTGTCTCAATTGATGCAAAAGGCCAAGGTATTATAGTAGACAAGTGTTTTTCGGCCTCAAGAGCATACAATAAATTAATTTCCTTCCTGCAGCAAAAGAGAGACGAGTCTCAACTCATATTAGAGGATTACTGCATTGTTCATGCGGATGAGAAAAACCAGGCTTTGCATCTCGCTGAAATGACAACCCAAGCATTCGATAAACCACCCACTTACATAGAATCTGTATCCCTTGCCATTGGTTTACATGCTGGTCAAGGATGTATTGCTCTTGCAGGTCGTATGAGTCATAGTGATGAACATTAA
- a CDS encoding DUF1295 domain-containing protein, with amino-acid sequence MIILLVVAIIFLHMCLIWLWYRYTNNPSVVDVGWASGLTLAGLVYLNSHEFSLRSIVLCLALLMWGIRLGGYLWWTRIRLQKVDKRYLALSNDWRLAKPLGFFLNFQLQGALICLISIPWYFSSSGTQPTLSLLDILALIIFLAAIILETAADSQLQHFKKNNPGKVCNQKLWRYCRHPNYFYEWLVWCSFTLFALSAPYGWVAIISPLTLYLIMTRITAPMTEQGSIESRGKLYLEYQKVTPMFFPKWLKITPYQKMN; translated from the coding sequence ATGATAATCTTACTTGTGGTCGCCATCATCTTTTTACACATGTGCTTGATTTGGCTATGGTACCGTTACACCAATAATCCTTCAGTCGTTGATGTAGGCTGGGCTTCTGGTTTAACACTGGCTGGCCTTGTTTATTTAAACAGCCACGAGTTTTCATTACGCTCTATAGTTCTTTGCCTGGCACTGCTTATGTGGGGAATTAGACTTGGGGGATATTTATGGTGGACACGAATACGTCTTCAAAAAGTTGACAAACGTTATCTTGCATTGAGTAATGATTGGAGGCTTGCTAAGCCTTTGGGATTTTTTTTAAATTTTCAGTTACAAGGCGCGTTGATTTGCCTTATTTCCATCCCCTGGTATTTTTCTTCTTCTGGAACTCAACCAACACTCAGTCTATTGGATATTCTTGCATTGATTATATTTCTGGCGGCAATAATTTTAGAAACAGCTGCTGACTCTCAATTACAACATTTTAAAAAAAATAATCCAGGAAAAGTCTGTAATCAAAAACTTTGGCGTTATTGCAGGCATCCAAATTATTTTTATGAATGGCTGGTATGGTGCTCCTTTACCTTATTTGCTCTTTCTGCTCCTTATGGATGGGTAGCCATCATTTCGCCATTAACTCTTTATTTAATCATGACAAGAATTACAGCCCCCATGACTGAACAAGGTTCGATTGAATCCAGAGGCAAACTTTATCTCGAGTATCAAAAAGTGACTCCCATGTTTTTCCCTAAATGGCTAAAAATAACTCCATATCAGAAAATGAACTAG
- a CDS encoding DUF2177 family protein, which translates to MNGWTLKVFAIAFFIFIATDMIWLGFIARNLYFDQYQQWLRLSEGQLKPIWWSALLVYLLFALSVVVFVIPLAKTSLPYAALYGALLGGIIYGIYDFTCLAIFKNFPVGMAFLDWLWGIVLCSWSSVATIYVAGYIK; encoded by the coding sequence ATGAATGGATGGACGCTTAAGGTTTTTGCGATTGCCTTTTTTATCTTTATTGCGACAGATATGATATGGCTTGGGTTCATCGCCAGAAATCTCTATTTTGACCAATATCAACAGTGGTTGCGTCTTTCAGAGGGGCAATTAAAGCCGATATGGTGGTCCGCCCTATTAGTCTATCTGCTTTTTGCCTTGAGTGTTGTTGTCTTTGTTATACCTCTGGCTAAAACATCTTTACCTTATGCCGCATTATATGGCGCGCTTCTTGGTGGTATTATTTATGGAATTTATGATTTTACCTGCCTCGCTATTTTTAAGAATTTTCCTGTCGGTATGGCATTCCTTGATTGGCTATGGGGTATAGTGCTGTGCTCCTGGAGTTCGGTAGCGACAATCTATGTGGCGGGTTATATCAAATAA